The nucleotide sequence GCGGGATGTGGAGGTTAAACAGGGACACGAAGGCTGCTGGGGTGAATTTTGTAGGAAAGGTTTGCGGTGctgcagagccacatccaggTCCTTCCACGACTTTCCGCTGTTGTTGCCTTAAATTCGATTGTTGGATTTTGGATTTGGATTTGACCCCTCCTACCCACAGGGATTTTCCCTGTTCCCTCGTGCAGGGCTGACCCTAGCCCAAGGCAAAACATTCCCGGGGGCGGGATTCCAGTGCGCCgctcattcccagccccagacGGACTTGGGGGAGGATTCTGAGAAGGATCGGGTTTTCCAGCTCCATCTTTCCCTAGGGAGCAAAAGGGGGTCCTGCTCCCGCTGCTGTCCGAGCGGCCAGTGGCAGCTTTATGCTGAAATATTATCCCGGAGAAGTTTTGGAAGCCTGGGATCAGAACAGGGGGGTTCTGTTCCCCCACATTCTCCCCTCCCACCCTGTGAACTTCCCAGCACGCAGCATCCCCCCTGGAATGCTAAACCTCCGCTGcaaattcccaggaaaatcaaAATGAGGAATTTGTAGGAATTGTGGTTTTCCTAAAAGGTCGTTATCCTGAAGGCTGCATAGCTGAGAGTCCTGTCCATGGATCCCTTGGGATGGATTAAAGGGAAACCACATGGAGCGAGGGCTGTAAGTCTGTGGATGTGCCAGGTTTATTTTAGGACAGTTtggctgcagtgggagggagggagctgctgtgatTATCCATAATTATCCAGAAAGAGATAGCAAAATATAAAGGTGCCACTTGGGAAAATAtccaaggaaaaggaagggaaagaaaggataAGGTTTGAGAGTGGAAAGACCTTGCTGAGGCATCATCCCATACACAGGATCTGCTTTCCGTGGATCTTTCCTTGTTATCCAGCTCAAACCCCTGCTCATTCCTGGGCGGGTCCGAGGTTTTGCCACCACATCCCCAAAATCTTCTCCTCCCCCCTAATCTCAAATTCCCACTGCGGAGTTTTATCTTATCACAAATTCCTTCCTTACGGAGTCCTGAATTCCCAGCACTCCCTGTTTTATCCTCTCCCCAACCCCGGCCTGCTCCCTCCGGGCCCATTTGTAaatccttatttatttattggaaTTTTACCCTGTGTGATGGAATTGTCTCATGGAGATCCTGTGTGGACACCAATAAAGTTTTGCCAGTCTGGTTCAGAGGAACTTCTGAGGGACtgttctttcttcccttcccaaaaaTTCCATCAGAAATCCAGGAAAACCCAGGAGCATTCGGGGTAGCACAGGGATGAAAATGTTCCCAGCTGGTTACTTCCCCAGTGGGATTCAAATGGAAGGAATGAGCCATGAATAATGGACAACACCAATACCATTCCAAGGACAGGAATGTTAAATGCCAATTAAACTGGAAGTGGCTCACTCCATGGGACCTCCACGTGCTGTTCCTCATCCCGGGGTTCCAAGCTCACCAAAATTTGGttcttctggtttttctttttttttttttttttttttttggtggaaattTGGTCCTGGGTGTGCTAAAATCCAGGGAATTCTGGGTAGGGAGATGCGTACGATGGGATCTCATTCTGCTGTagatgcagcagagctgaggggctttgggatttttcctggtGTCTCCCTATCACTTGGGAAGAAATGGGAATTTATCATTTATCGATCAGGAGGGCCATGTGCTCCCGATTAACATTTTGGgatcctccccatccccagcgAAGGCTCCTGGATGCCGGAATGACGGCAATAACCACTCAATCCATAGAATTTGCTCCATCCCAGGCCAGTCTTATGGCTTTTTATTTCGGAGAGCGGCGCGGCGCACCCGGCAACCGGACCCGGCATGGCGGGCCCTCTCCCTCCGGCATCCCCTTTCAGCCCCGATTTCGGGCTCCCCTAGAAgggggtggttttggggaggAGGGCCCCGGGCGcgcagcagggctgggggcgCAGGGGGTCctgcgggcagggcagggggggacACACGCAGCCCTTGGCGTCCCCGCGGGGCGCGGCGCAGTAATCCAGCGGCTCCTCCTCGTCCTCGCTGTCCCCTCCGTCCCCGTCGGCGGCGCGGCAGCAGCACAGGCCGGCGTCGCGGCAGCGGCGCAGCACGCCGTGGAAGGAGTTGCGGAAATTCTCGGAGAGCAATCCATAGAGGATGGGGTTGGCGCAGCTGTTGGAGTAGCTGAGCAGCAGCGAAGCGTTGTGCGCGCTGGCGTCCAGGCGgccgggcagcagcagctccagcagctgcaccacGTAGAAGGGCAGCCAGCACACCACGAACATGGCCACCACGGTGACCACCAGCCGCGTCAGCTTGCCCTCGGAGCGCCGCCGCTGCTGCCAGCCCACGCCCTGCGCCACCACGCGCATCTTGCCGGCCAGCAGCAGGTAGCACAGCGCCATGGCCACCACGGGCAGCACGAAGCCCAGCGCGCTGCTGTACACCACGAAGGCGGCCGCCCACGCCGGGCTGGGCCACAGCAGGTCGCAGGCCACGGCGCGGCCGTCGCGGGTGACCGCCGTGCCGGCGAACACCGGGATGGGCGAGGCCACCAGCAGCGCCAGCAGCCACACGCCGCCGTTGACCAGCTTGGCGACGCGCGGGCGGCGGTAGGAGGCGGCGCGCAGCGGGTGCACCACGGCGATGTAGCGGTCCAGGCTGAGCACGGTGAGGCAGAAGACGCTGCTGAACATGTTGAGGCCGTCCACGCCCAGCACGGTCCGGCAGAGGGCGCGGCCGAAGGGCCAGCgccgcagcgccgccgccgTGGCCACGAAGGGCACGCTGAGCATGAAGAGCTCGTCGGCGATGGCCAGGTTGAGCAGGTAGATGTTGGTGGCCGTCTTCATCTTGGCGTAGCGCAGGATGACGAAGATGACCAGCGCGttgcccagcagccccagcaggcacaCCAGGCCGTAGATGCACTGCAGCACCACCATGCCCGCGATCTccgccgcgctcccgccccgctccgGGGCTCCCGGGGGCCGGCTGGCAtctcccgccgccgccgccgccgtgcTGCTGTTGGGGGGCGGCTCGGAGCCGGCCCAGCTGGAGATGCTCCAGAGGGGAATTCcggctgccaggagctgctcgCCGTCCGTGCTCATGGCGGGAGGTGATCCATGGACGGGAGAGCAGTGGCAGTTGGGTCGACCtgtgggcagggcacagggtgAGGGCTCTGGGGCACAGAAATCCCAGTGGATGCATTCCCCTCGGATTGGGAATCTCCATCCACCACCCTGACTCCCTTCATCaaccccctccctgcctggacACCTCCACGTCATTCCTCAGGCTGGAGCATCCCGGGTTTTTGGGATCTCAGAggctgtggggtggggtgggaatTAATGCTCCGTGGCGCTCCTCAAACCAGGTGGGATGGCCTGGGATTCCCAACCTGGCCCAGGAATCAATCCCAACCTGGCCCAGGAATCAATCCCAACCAGGCCTGGGAATCAATCCCAACCAGGCCTGGGAATCAATCCCAACCAGGCCTGGGAATCAACGCCATCCACCTTAAGGAGCCCCCGCAAATCTCGAGGATTTCATTCACCATGCCAAGGAGAAAGCCAGCCGGGAATATTTTACCTTTCAGTATTCCAGGGACTGAAGGAGCTTCACTTCTTCCTGCCGGGGGGAAGAAGCCGCTGTGGGAAGATGCTCCGGTGGGATCTGTCGCCAACGGAAAGTCCTACTTGACCTGGATCAGATGACCGGGAAGATCCGGACCTTTTAAAGCGAAAGACAAAGCAGGGATGGACCCGCAGGATCTTCCCCCTCTCCCGCATCCCTATGCCGCAGGCATCGGCTTTCCGTGAAAAAATAAACGCGGCGCAACTTTCTGCTCCAGgatttcctctggaaaacagCGCAGCGCCCTCCGCCCTTCTCCTGCCGGGCTGCGCTGTCCTGCGGCTCCCGGCCTGAGCATTCCCGCTCCAACGGCTCCTTCCCGGCGCTGCGGAGGGCGGGATCCGCAGCCCAAAtccacccccccccccgcaTTCCAAATCCCGAATCCCGCATCCCAAATCCCGCACCCCGCCCTCGCCCTCGCATCCCCCCGTGGCTCcggggagaggcaggagatggagaaggaatGGTTGCCTTGGCAACGCATCCCTCATCCCGCATTCCTGCCGCGCATTCCCGCCTTCCCGGCGCTGCAGGGCCCCCGGATCCTTCCCGCTAGAGCGCCTTCCCTGCGGCACCGCATCCCAGGATTCCGGGTTTGGAGAGGTGAGGACCAGCCCGGCCTGGCCCCACATCCAAACCCACCGGGAATTCCACCCCATTTCTCAGTCTGTGCTGGAACTGAGGGTGCAAGAAGTAGAAATGGGAGGAAATTCcatcttttttggttttgtttttttttttttttaaatcacttgctgggtttggttgttttttggggtgggtttttttttggtttttttttatgatgGGAGGGATTCAGGGAATCTTATCCCTGGAAGCAGCTCAGCCTAggtcatggaatcatagaatcatggaatcacagaatcatggaatcaaaGAGTAATGGCGTCATGGAATAGAGGAATCACTGAAGTTGGAAGAGCCCTCTAAAATCGTGGAATCCAATGTGAACCCAGCGCTGATCCAGgtcccccagtgccacatccacatgaATTTAAATCCCTTCTGGAATAAGGAgtccaccactgccctgggagagaaattttcctgatatccaacctaaacgTCCCCTGAGGCCATTCCCTTTTATCCCTTTTGttccctgagagcagagcacagatcCCACCTAATTCCTGTCAAAGACTCGTAGTGAATGAAATTCCCCCAGatcctccttttttccaaaattcccttctcccacagctcctccttaGCCCGTTTATCCCAACCCTGGCCGGGAAGTGATGAAGCAAACTTGCCTCAGTCATCCCAAAATCACAGCActgggaatttttgggaatttgGAGCTGCCTGAATGAGCGCATCTGGGGCCCTACTGCCAGGATGGGAGTAGGGATAAACGTCCATATGATACTCCTGGGAATGGGCTTGCAAATCCTGGGAAAACAGGTGGATTTTCTCCTCGCTGCTTAAATCCATGACCGTGGTTAATGGTGCAGCTGGCACGGATCCCGCTGGGAATATCCAGGATCCAGGGAATGCTGGCACCCCATCTCCACTCCCAATTCCATGGGGCGTTCCAGTGGGATAAAGGGCGATGGGATCCCACTGTGCTGACACAGGAATTCCCGGGTGCCAGCTCAGGAGCTCAGGGCGTTCCCGTTGCAGCAGGAGACcggaaaacaaggaattaaacAATGGAAGCGGCCGCGGATTCCATGGGCCCCCTCCACCTCCCGGAGCAACAGGAAACCTTTAAAGGCTCCTTTACTGTAAAGGAGGAAACTCCGCCATGGATTTGAGCCACACGGTGGTCCCAGAATTCCATGGAAAACTCTGGGttgggaggagcaggaataGCTTCGGCTCTGGGGGGACAACTCCAGGTGAATGGAGCCTCCCTGTGGGATAAGGATGCCCTGATTAGGAAGTCTCGGCTTTCTTCCCATTTCAGGAGCATCCATAAAATCCTGGGATATCCCCAGTAGGAGGGGACCCACAAAGAACCCAGCTCCTAAAAATCCTGGGATTCTCCTCAATCCCACCCTCAGGAGTAGCCCCAGTTCCCGACCTTGGAGCCTGCTCTGATGGGAAAAGTGGAATTTGCTTGGTGCATCCCAAGGAATGTGTGGATTTTGGGATCAGCAGTTCTGGGATTTTAAGGTCTGGGGTTTGTAGGGAGCCTCTAAGTCAAGGAATTCCAGGGAAACCATCCTGGGGTTTAGTGGAATGTgtttttcctgatgtccaagGGAATTGTTCAGCTCTCCTTATCCTGGAATCCGgttaattttcctctttattcCCATTATCCCTGTCCTACTCCCTCACCGGGGCTGGATCCCAAATCCATGCCAAGGACttgggaaaagtgggaaaagtgGAGAGGAGCCTGTGGTTCTGGGAATTAATGAACCTCTGAATGGGGTGGAATTTTCCCGGAGGAATTCCCATTTAAAAGGTCCCGCTCCCCTTTCCCAGGTAAATCCCCTATGGAATCCCTTTTCCACCCCTTGGATTTTCCCTGAGCCTCCAGCAATTTGGAATCCATGAATTCCACACAATCTCAGAATATTTGGAAGGGATCCTAAAAGACACGATGTTCCAGCCCCACTTCCATGGGCTGCTCCCAAATTTCCCCGCCTCCTCCCCCTCACCTCCCTCCTTCCCGATTTTCCAGAGGAAAGCCCGAAACGTGGAGATTTGCTGCCCTCTCCTGGGAGCCGCCAAATCCTGGGATTTGAGATGCTTGGAAATGTTCAAGCCTTCTgctgagtatttttttaaagcagattaaAATCTCCGAGGCATTCCCAGGAATGCCAAGAACTGTGGGAACAAAATCCTTCCCAAATTCCAGAAAAACcaattttgagtattttttttccctccttaaCCTCCAATTTTTTTTGGGAATTGTGGGAAAACCTGGGTTGGGAACAGGTTCTTGGACAAAATCTGACCTTGTCTCCCAGGAAAGAACCTTGAGTCTTCCCAAGTTTTTCCCCTCTTAACTCGGagctttctgctccttcctagggaaaaaataaaatatcagaatttttttttttgggaagtaAAAGTATTCCAAAAAAATTCCTGTGTAGTTTATGAATatattggagaaaaattttGGGAGAATCTTGGGATGaatgataaggaaaaaaaaaaaagaggatttatCCACTTTGGGAATTTATAAAGTGAGTATCTCCCAAAAATTGGGGAAGCCTGGAATTTGGATGATGTTTGGATCCTGGATGTCACTCCTATGGATCCAGATCcatggcagctcctcagggtgtttccctgctgttttcTCCCTGGAAAACCTGGGAAATATGTAAAGGCCTCCGTTTCCCTTTCCCGGTGGGAAAGGAGGTGGCGTTATCCCGGCGGGAAGTGGAGCCGGAGGTCAGAGCCTCCTTCCCGAtgccaggtgggagctgggctgtgtttaTCCAGTCTGGGATCCACACTGCAGTTCCTTATTCCCGGCCTGGCGCTTTTCCCgggagctcctgggctctggcagccgCTGCCACATTCCAGGCCCCGCTCAATGCTCCTGTGTCTGCTCCTCCAAAAAATTCCCATTGGGATGGGGGAttgggatgcagggatgggggaCAACCGTGGTGGTGTCCCAAAGCTCAGGGATCCTGGGATTGTGGAGAGGAATAAGGAGTGGATCCGGCCCCGCTTTGGGGTGGGGCCATGACCAAGGAATGCAGGGAAGCTCCAGTGGCTCTTGCTATTCCATGAGTTATCCTTGTTCCTGCTCCAATCTGATCCCAATCTCAGCTCCCAAGGAATTTGGGGATGATGAGACAATTCCCACTGGCTCTTTTCCATAAATCTGCTCAAAAAATTCCTCCCAGTTTTGGAGGGTTGAGAAATCCTGATTAACATTGAAACAGCACCTGGAGTTTGCCTGAATCCCGCTGGATTCAACAGCAATGGATGCGCTTGGATTTCCAACTTGGAAACACCAAAGGAGTGCTGGGAAGCAAATTCCATGGGAATTTGGGCTGGGCATAAGGTGTGGTTCTCCTTGCTGGGAGCTCTGTATCCCAAAACtgatggaaagggaaagaacTGGGAATACAGAATGGAGGGAAAGCAGCGACAGCTCCATATGAAATCCCTGAATATTCCCAAGTTTCTCCCTCTGTGGCTGTGATGAAtttttgggaagagcaggatggagctgggacagagggatgCATTATCCACCCTAAATCCAGGCTGACATCACCTCCCTACTCCCTCATTCCATAATAATTTTGGAGCGCTGGATCCGGAGGCTTTGCTGCTTCCTATGGGCTCCTGGAGGTTTTCCTGGCTTCCAGGCCAGAGGCACCAGGAATTTTTATGGAAAGCCGGCTGGGGATGAATGGAGTCCAGAAATAGAAaaactggagcagctccagagggaggaAATCAGGGAGCCAGGAAGTTTCCTGTGCTCCCAGAGTCGGGATGGGGACATTGGGATGGGCTGGAACACCTGGAAATCCTGGATACACCCTCACTGGGAACCTGCTCCTTTTTTAATTGATTCCTTTTCCCACTCAAATCCATGGATTCTCCCCTTTTCCAGACATTCCTGCAGCCTGGATGGCTCCtgagaggaggagaggctttTCCCGGGAATCCCAGCTGCTCATCCCATGAAGAAACCCCAAACTGTGCTTCCCAAATTCCGGCACCACAGCCTCCTTAAACCCATCtgcaaacagctggaaaaactgctggaaaacatggaaaacagattccttttcctggcagcagctcctaaTTGTCTCCCTACCTGGTTTTCCCACTTTTTCAGGCGTGATTTTCCCTTAAATCTGGCTTTTCCCACttggctctgcccctgcaccAGCAGGGTGGGAAAGAATTCCCTGGGGCAaactgggctggagcagcattCCTGAGGGAATGTCCCGGCgctcccaatcccttcccagaatccctgtgtccctcaggAGGCGCCCTCCTGTTGGATATCCCATGGAATTCAGCCCCAGGTGTGTTTTCCTCCTGTATCCCTGTTCTCATCCTCTGCCAGAGGCCCGGGAAGGGCAGCAATTCCCAAGCTTTTGATTCCCCAGAATGTGCTTCCTGCAAGCGCCGAACCTGACCCTGGTGGGAAGAGAGAATGtgagggatggatcccatccctgTGGAGTCCTCTGTGAGCTGGTTGATCCCAcagaaaaaccaggaaaaggtggatttgctgctggttttgggggttGGAGCAGCTGGTGGGACAAGGAGAGGGATAAACCCCAAAGGGAATCGTGAAGAAGCCAGAAGTCCCTAAAAAGCAGCGAATCCATCTTTTCCTGGTAGGGATTGTTCCCTCttcctggagcagtgggaagggctggatttTAGGGATTGGatgatcccagctctgccatggggTCTGACTTTTCCATATACCAATTCCATGTTCAGATCCCTGTATCCcatgcctggggctgtgctgggaattgCTGCCATGGATTCTTATAACAATGCAGGATCTGCTGGGGAAGTTTGAGAATTCCTCCCTAAAAAGAGATCAAAAAACCCTGGAATTTCAGTGGTGcttggaaggaagaaaggaaggaaaaaggaaagaaaaaagaaggaagaaggaaggaaaagggaaggaaaagggaaggaaattctcttttcctcctctttgctTTCATCTGTGGGATGAACAGACAAAAACCtaggagcagggaatgagaaGGATGATGCAAGGAAcgggatttgggatgggaacCATGATATTGCAGGAAAATGACCCGGCACAGCAGGAATTACAATAATGTCATTCCTGTTTGCTCCGGCTCCTGCTTAATCCTCCAGGAGCTCTGACATTTCCCAAAGAATTCTGCTCCTCGGGAAGTTCGGAAAAATGTTGCACCTCGCCAAAAGCCAGGGGATATTGGATGCTGCAGGAATAAATGGGAAGAAGGATGTGATCCGTGGCCTATGGATGGATGGGAGCCGGATGTGATCCCACTTGTGTGGTTGGATTGGGATAATGGG is from Serinus canaria isolate serCan28SL12 chromosome 3, serCan2020, whole genome shotgun sequence and encodes:
- the SSTR4 gene encoding LOW QUALITY PROTEIN: somatostatin receptor type 4 (The sequence of the model RefSeq protein was modified relative to this genomic sequence to represent the inferred CDS: deleted 1 base in 1 codon; substituted 1 base at 1 genomic stop codon); this translates as MRCQGNHSFSISCLSPEPRGDAGRGRGPDLPGHLIQVKXDFPLATDPTGASSHSGFFPPAGRSEAPSVPGILKGRPNCHCSPVHGSPPAMSTDGEQLLAAGIPLWSISSWAGSEPPPNSSTAAAAAGDASRPPGAPERGGSAAEIAGMVVLQCIYGLVCLLGLLGNALVIFVILRYAKMKTATNIYLLNLAIADELFMLSVPFVATAAALRRWPFGRALCRTVLGVDGLNMFSSVFCLTVLSLDRYIAVVHPLRAASYRRPRVAKLVNGGVWLLALLVASPIPVFAGTAVTRDGRAVACDLLWPSPAWAAAFVVYSSALGFVLPVVAMALCYLLLAGKMRVVAQGVGWQQRRRSEGKLTRLVVTVVAMFVVCWLPFYVVQLLELLLPGRLDASAHNASLLLSYSNSCANPILYGLLSENFRNSFHGVLRRCRDAGLCCCRAADGDGGDSEDEEEPLDYCAAPRGDAKGCVCPPLPCPQDPLRPQPCCAPGALLPKTTPF